A section of the Hippea sp. KM1 genome encodes:
- a CDS encoding TldD/PmbA family protein encodes MYESAVGLLRDSKGDFFDIYKEASYVRVLQAKNGQIEDVKVGFEEGVGVRLVRGLSVLYSSSTDTDEESVYRMARFITDIANPKEGRFDVSASGIKSIEMWGGYKPEFERITEIYDDFCSVAYKKDQIKQVSLTFSDRKKEIEIINEKGELLKEERIYTVLFFEITAREGQITQSIRRPFGVLGGFDYFDGWDFKRIAEEETEKLLNLLKAPPLKAQKMTVVLSSQAGGTMIHEAVGHGLEADLVYENLSVYKDKLGQKVANDKITVVDDATRPKMRGSFYYDDEGERAQNTVLIENGVLKNYMFDKMYAKLADRESTGNSRRESYRFAPIVRMSNTYILPGKDDPEDIIASVDYGLLVKRMGGGQVNPTTGDFVFEVAEGYLIEQGKVGHMVRGATLIGNGPKVLNEIDMVGNDFGVEVGTCGKSNQGVPVSDGEPTLRIPSIMVGGSSL; translated from the coding sequence ATGTATGAGTCTGCGGTTGGTCTTTTGAGGGATAGCAAGGGCGATTTCTTTGATATATACAAAGAGGCCTCTTATGTGAGGGTGTTGCAGGCCAAAAATGGCCAGATAGAGGATGTAAAGGTCGGTTTTGAGGAGGGTGTAGGCGTTAGGCTTGTTAGGGGCTTGAGCGTTTTGTATTCCTCATCAACCGATACGGATGAGGAGAGCGTCTATAGGATGGCAAGATTTATAACGGATATTGCAAACCCCAAAGAGGGCAGGTTCGATGTGTCTGCATCAGGGATAAAGAGTATTGAGATGTGGGGTGGATATAAGCCTGAATTTGAGCGTATAACGGAGATTTACGATGATTTCTGCAGTGTTGCTTACAAGAAGGATCAGATAAAGCAGGTAAGCCTGACATTCTCAGACAGGAAGAAAGAGATAGAGATAATAAACGAAAAGGGCGAGTTGCTCAAAGAGGAGAGGATTTATACGGTTCTGTTTTTTGAGATTACCGCCAGGGAGGGTCAGATAACACAGAGTATAAGAAGACCCTTTGGTGTTTTGGGTGGTTTTGATTATTTTGACGGATGGGATTTTAAAAGGATAGCAGAAGAGGAGACAGAGAAGCTCTTAAATCTCCTGAAGGCGCCTCCGCTTAAGGCACAAAAGATGACGGTGGTGCTTTCAAGTCAAGCCGGCGGAACCATGATCCATGAGGCTGTGGGGCATGGCCTTGAGGCAGACCTGGTGTATGAAAACCTAAGCGTTTATAAGGATAAATTGGGCCAGAAGGTGGCAAATGATAAGATAACCGTGGTGGACGATGCCACAAGGCCAAAGATGAGGGGCTCTTTCTATTACGACGATGAGGGTGAGCGGGCCCAGAATACGGTTTTGATAGAAAACGGCGTGTTGAAGAATTACATGTTCGACAAGATGTATGCTAAGCTGGCCGATAGAGAATCGACGGGCAACTCAAGGAGGGAATCATACCGCTTTGCACCTATCGTGCGCATGTCCAACACATATATCCTGCCAGGTAAGGATGACCCTGAGGATATAATAGCCTCTGTGGATTACGGGCTTTTGGTCAAAAGGATGGGTGGTGGTCAGGTGAACCCCACGACCGGTGATTTTGTCTTTGAGGTTGCCGAGGGTTATCTGATAGAGCAGGGCAAGGTTGGGCATATGGTAAGGGGTGCCACGCTCATAGGCAATGGGCCTAAGGTGTTGAATGAGATAGATATGGTGGGTAATGACTTTGGCGTTGAGGTCGGCACATGCGGTAAGTCTAATCAGGGTGTCCCTGTAAGCGACGGTGAGCCCACATTGAGGATTCCATCTATAATGGTGGGAGGTAGTAGCCTATAA
- the ppsA gene encoding phosphoenolpyruvate synthase, whose translation MKYVKWLDEISADDVHIVGGKNASLGEMISELKDEGVNVPYGFALTAQSYWYLIDSNNLRDEIYEVLKDLDTHDINDLRERTKKARDLIFKAKMPDDLYQEIKEAYEKLSAYYNEEESDVAVRSSATAEDLPDASFAGQQDTYLNVKGLDNVVHYVKSCYASIFTERATSYRHDKNFDHFKVGLSVCVQKMARSDLAASGVMFSIDTESGFDKVVVINASYGLGENIVAGKVNPDEFIVFKPTLEKGYKSIIKKQLGSKLTKAVYDENGGIKDVDTTEEERYRFSITDDDVLTLARWAVKIENHYSKRNNRYTPMDIEWAKDGKTGQLFVVQARPETVQSQKNLSVLETYKLKEKSNVIVEGIAVGSKIATGVVNVIDTPEEMDKFKEGEILVTDMTDPDWEPIMKKAAAIITNRGGRTCHAAIISRELGVPAIVGCGDATEKLSSGQEVTVSCAEGEVGYVYEGKLDYEVEVLDLSKIEKPKTQIKMNLGNPAIAFQTAGIPNDGIGLARMEFIINSFIQVHPLALIHFDELEDKKAKEVIAELTRGYEDKPQYFVDKLAEGVAMLAASVYPNQILVRMSDFKTNEYANLIGGREFEPEEENPMIGFRGASRYYSDEYREGFALECRAMKKVRDEFGLTNVALMIPFCRTPEEGKKVIEEMRKNGLVQGENGLEIYVMAEIPSNVICADEFAEIFDGFSIGSNDLTQLTLGIDRDSGLVAHLFDERHIAVKRMIQMLIEKAHKHGKPVGICGQGPSDFPDFAEFLVELGIDSMSLNPDSVMSTIVNIKKLEEKLKR comes from the coding sequence ATGAAGTATGTGAAGTGGCTGGATGAGATTAGCGCCGATGATGTGCACATAGTTGGCGGTAAAAACGCATCGTTGGGCGAGATGATCAGTGAGCTTAAGGATGAGGGTGTTAATGTTCCTTACGGTTTTGCTCTGACGGCCCAATCTTACTGGTATCTGATCGATTCCAACAATCTGAGGGATGAGATCTATGAGGTTTTGAAGGATTTAGATACCCACGACATAAACGATTTAAGAGAGAGGACAAAGAAGGCCAGGGATTTGATCTTCAAAGCAAAGATGCCCGATGATTTGTATCAGGAGATAAAGGAGGCCTATGAGAAGCTCAGCGCATATTACAACGAAGAAGAGAGCGATGTGGCCGTGAGGAGTTCTGCAACGGCAGAGGACTTACCCGATGCGTCATTTGCAGGCCAGCAGGATACATACCTGAATGTTAAAGGTCTTGATAATGTTGTTCACTATGTAAAGAGCTGCTACGCCTCGATCTTTACCGAGAGGGCGACATCATACAGGCACGATAAGAACTTCGACCACTTCAAGGTCGGACTGTCTGTCTGCGTTCAAAAGATGGCAAGGAGCGATCTGGCAGCAAGCGGTGTCATGTTCTCTATAGACACAGAGAGCGGTTTCGATAAGGTTGTTGTAATAAATGCAAGCTACGGCTTGGGCGAGAATATCGTTGCCGGCAAGGTCAATCCGGATGAGTTTATTGTGTTTAAGCCGACGCTGGAGAAGGGCTATAAATCCATTATAAAGAAGCAGCTCGGTTCTAAGCTCACAAAGGCCGTATACGACGAAAACGGCGGCATAAAGGATGTGGATACGACAGAGGAGGAGAGATACAGATTCTCCATAACAGACGACGATGTCTTAACGCTGGCCAGATGGGCCGTTAAGATAGAGAATCACTATTCCAAAAGAAACAACAGATACACACCGATGGATATAGAGTGGGCAAAGGACGGCAAAACCGGCCAGTTGTTTGTTGTTCAGGCACGCCCTGAAACCGTCCAATCACAGAAGAACTTAAGCGTTCTTGAGACATACAAGCTCAAAGAAAAGAGCAATGTAATTGTTGAGGGTATAGCCGTAGGCAGCAAGATAGCCACGGGCGTTGTCAATGTTATCGATACGCCTGAGGAGATGGATAAGTTCAAAGAGGGCGAGATACTGGTAACCGACATGACCGACCCCGATTGGGAGCCTATAATGAAGAAGGCTGCCGCTATCATAACAAACAGGGGTGGCAGAACCTGCCATGCCGCTATTATCTCAAGGGAGCTCGGCGTTCCGGCCATTGTTGGATGCGGCGATGCAACAGAGAAACTCTCAAGCGGCCAGGAGGTTACGGTATCTTGCGCAGAAGGCGAAGTGGGCTATGTCTATGAAGGCAAGCTCGATTACGAGGTTGAGGTGCTGGATCTATCCAAGATAGAAAAGCCGAAAACACAGATAAAGATGAATTTGGGTAATCCGGCTATAGCCTTCCAGACGGCCGGCATTCCAAATGACGGCATAGGCCTTGCCAGGATGGAGTTTATCATAAACTCGTTTATTCAGGTGCATCCGCTTGCCTTGATCCACTTTGACGAGCTTGAGGATAAAAAGGCAAAGGAGGTAATAGCCGAGCTTACCAGGGGTTATGAGGATAAGCCGCAGTATTTTGTGGATAAGCTTGCAGAAGGCGTTGCCATGCTTGCGGCAAGCGTCTATCCGAATCAGATATTGGTTAGGATGAGCGATTTTAAGACCAACGAGTATGCCAACCTGATCGGCGGAAGGGAGTTTGAACCGGAAGAGGAAAACCCGATGATCGGATTCAGGGGCGCTTCCCGCTATTACTCTGATGAGTACAGGGAGGGTTTTGCCCTTGAGTGTAGGGCAATGAAGAAGGTCAGGGATGAATTTGGCCTGACCAATGTTGCCCTTATGATACCCTTCTGCAGGACGCCTGAAGAGGGCAAAAAGGTTATAGAGGAGATGAGGAAAAACGGCCTGGTTCAGGGAGAGAACGGGCTTGAGATATATGTGATGGCCGAGATCCCAAGCAATGTAATATGCGCCGATGAGTTTGCCGAGATCTTTGATGGTTTCTCCATCGGTTCAAACGACTTAACCCAGCTCACCCTGGGAATCGATAGGGATTCAGGCCTTGTAGCACACCTATTTGATGAGCGCCACATAGCCGTTAAGCGCATGATCCAGATGCTTATAGAGAAGGCCCACAAGCACGGCAAGCCCGTGGGTATATGCGGCCAGGGCCCGAGTGATTTTCCCGATTTTGCCGAGTTTTTGGTTGAGCTTGGCATAGATTCGATGAGTCTGAATCCAGACAGTGTTATGTCAACCATTGTGAATATAAAGAAGCTTGAGGAAAAGCTTAAAAGATAA
- a CDS encoding cobalamin biosynthesis protein — protein MDLICEFVFFNGIAFFVGVVLDFVFAEPPSALHPVVWIGKLISSFEDYFYRMENGLLGGTLFVLSVLGLVVILALGIMYVFVAGSFFGRLIYGVVASYLVFSSISIRSLAQHAQRVLEALEEGDLDRARKFLSFMVSRDTDDMEKEKIITSTVESVSENFVDGVLSPMVYYSAFGIVGVAVFKTVSTFDSMIGYRNERYELFGRFAARFDDVLNFIPARLSIVFIGLSCLILGFNFFETMRVFGKYRRAHPSPNSAHPMSAFAGALGLKLGGKTRYNGILINKPCMGDSSRKPETVDIERSIHLLETSSYLAFIFFSLVFVKVIVECFG, from the coding sequence ATGGACTTGATCTGTGAGTTTGTATTTTTTAACGGTATAGCCTTCTTTGTGGGCGTTGTCTTGGACTTTGTGTTTGCAGAACCACCAAGCGCTTTGCATCCCGTTGTCTGGATAGGAAAGCTCATAAGTTCTTTTGAGGATTATTTTTACCGCATGGAGAACGGGCTTTTGGGCGGGACTTTGTTTGTTTTGAGTGTTTTAGGCCTTGTTGTTATTCTTGCCCTCGGAATCATGTATGTCTTTGTCGCAGGCAGCTTCTTTGGAAGGTTGATTTACGGTGTTGTTGCAAGCTATCTTGTTTTCTCATCCATTAGCATAAGATCTTTGGCTCAACACGCACAAAGGGTGCTTGAAGCATTAGAAGAGGGTGATCTGGATAGAGCAAGGAAGTTTTTATCGTTCATGGTTAGCAGGGATACGGATGACATGGAAAAGGAGAAGATCATAACCTCAACGGTTGAGTCTGTTTCTGAGAACTTTGTCGACGGTGTATTATCGCCGATGGTTTACTATTCAGCCTTTGGCATTGTGGGCGTTGCTGTCTTTAAGACCGTAAGCACATTTGATTCGATGATTGGCTATAGGAACGAAAGGTATGAGCTTTTTGGTAGGTTTGCCGCAAGGTTTGACGATGTGTTGAATTTTATACCGGCTCGATTGAGCATTGTGTTTATCGGTCTGTCTTGCCTGATTCTGGGTTTTAACTTCTTTGAGACGATGCGTGTTTTTGGCAAATACAGAAGGGCGCATCCAAGCCCAAACTCGGCTCACCCGATGAGCGCCTTTGCCGGTGCTTTAGGCCTTAAACTGGGTGGAAAAACAAGATACAACGGTATTTTGATAAACAAGCCCTGCATGGGGGACTCCTCAAGGAAGCCAGAGACCGTCGACATAGAAAGGTCGATCCATCTGCTTGAGACCTCATCCTATCTGGCGTTTATATTCTTTAGCCTCGTCTTTGTGAAGGTAATTGTTGAATGTTTTGGCTAA
- a CDS encoding cobyric acid synthase encodes MKKAIMFCGTASGVGKTIIAAGFCRLLSNKGLRVAPFKAQNMSLNSIALPEGGEISVAQALQAFACRVKPDARMNPILIKPDSGRSYLVRLGKPIGVYSYEDYYKLNGENRRIAFEAFDSLKSEYDVVVLEGAGSPAEINLYEHDFVNMSMAEYALAEVFIVGDIDRGGVFAAFKGTVELLHPKHRDLVKGFIINKFRGSYGILEPAFDMFKNYCSKPIVGVVPYLDLKLDEEDSVFGPDKRDGKVKIGVIRLPHMSNFNEFDVFRFLDVGFGFVKRPLELDDCDLVILPGSKNPLFDLEFMIESGFDVYLKSILGKKPIIGICGGYQILGKSIDGKRALGLLDVETELLNDKVVVYREYEGILDFEGKRLIGYEIHHGRTRSNGKLKQLLKGEDLLVFDSENLVIGTYLHGIFNNNVFLEWLFGFLDVDMKLDIDIFKKKDEQLDELSRILGDSLDLGIMLDGLDL; translated from the coding sequence ATGAAAAAGGCCATAATGTTCTGCGGAACGGCAAGCGGTGTGGGAAAAACGATAATCGCAGCCGGCTTTTGCAGGCTTTTATCCAATAAGGGCTTGCGCGTTGCACCGTTCAAAGCCCAAAACATGTCCCTAAACAGCATTGCCTTACCCGAAGGCGGAGAGATCAGCGTTGCACAGGCTTTACAAGCCTTTGCCTGTAGGGTCAAGCCTGATGCCAGGATGAACCCAATCCTTATAAAGCCCGATAGCGGCAGGTCTTACCTTGTTAGATTGGGAAAGCCTATAGGTGTGTATTCGTATGAAGATTATTACAAACTGAATGGAGAAAATAGAAGAATTGCCTTTGAGGCCTTCGATAGCTTGAAAAGCGAATACGATGTTGTTGTGCTTGAGGGTGCAGGCTCACCGGCCGAAATTAACCTCTATGAGCACGATTTTGTCAATATGTCAATGGCTGAGTATGCTTTAGCTGAAGTTTTCATTGTGGGCGATATAGACAGGGGTGGTGTATTTGCAGCCTTTAAAGGCACGGTTGAGCTTTTGCATCCAAAACACAGGGATTTGGTCAAAGGGTTTATCATAAACAAGTTCAGGGGGAGCTATGGGATCTTAGAGCCCGCTTTTGATATGTTTAAAAATTACTGTTCTAAGCCCATTGTGGGCGTTGTGCCTTATCTGGACTTGAAGCTTGATGAGGAGGATTCTGTTTTTGGGCCAGACAAAAGAGACGGCAAGGTTAAGATTGGTGTGATTAGGCTGCCGCATATGTCGAATTTCAACGAGTTTGATGTATTTAGGTTTTTGGATGTGGGCTTTGGATTTGTTAAAAGGCCTTTAGAATTGGACGATTGCGATTTAGTGATCCTGCCGGGCAGCAAAAACCCCTTATTTGACCTTGAGTTTATGATTGAGTCGGGCTTTGATGTATATCTAAAAAGCATTTTGGGCAAAAAGCCTATTATTGGTATATGCGGCGGCTATCAGATTCTTGGTAAAAGCATAGATGGCAAGAGGGCTTTGGGCCTTTTGGATGTCGAAACGGAACTTTTGAATGACAAAGTTGTTGTGTATAGGGAGTATGAAGGGATTTTAGATTTTGAAGGGAAGCGCCTGATTGGATATGAGATCCATCACGGCAGGACAAGATCGAACGGAAAACTAAAGCAATTGCTGAAAGGCGAGGATTTGCTTGTTTTTGATAGTGAAAATCTCGTTATAGGGACATACCTACACGGCATATTCAACAATAATGTCTTTTTGGAGTGGCTGTTTGGGTTTTTGGATGTTGATATGAAACTTGATATTGATATTTTTAAAAAGAAGGACGAGCAGCTTGATGAACTTTCAAGAATCTTAGGGGATTCGCTCGATTTGGGGATTATGCTGGATGGACTTGATCTGTGA